In Deltaproteobacteria bacterium, a genomic segment contains:
- a CDS encoding TAXI family TRAP transporter solute-binding subunit — protein sequence MVGRKWLVALAVALSFALSAPQAMAKQDILFGGASITGVYYQVALQISNIMNKHMGDAYNYIGRPTGGSVFNINALDRGAFDFAVAQSDRNWQGYNGAADWEGKPVAGLRSVFSMHPETVLLVTRQDAGIKNVPDLKGKRVNIGNPGSGQRGNAEDVLRIYGLDFNKDFSAEALQQAEASRALVDQKIDAFFFTVGNPSAAIEEPAQSIELGIVPINSDAIKKFVADHPYYIMTKIPAGVYKGVDKDVETYAVTATVVTNESVPEQVVYDMAKTVFENLAELQASHAAFKHLNPKEMLGGLSAPLHPGAVKYYKEKGWM from the coding sequence ATGGTTGGAAGAAAATGGCTTGTTGCCCTGGCTGTAGCCCTCAGTTTTGCCCTGTCCGCTCCCCAGGCCATGGCCAAGCAGGACATTCTGTTCGGCGGTGCGTCCATTACCGGAGTCTACTATCAGGTGGCCCTACAGATCAGTAATATCATGAACAAACACATGGGCGATGCCTACAACTACATCGGCCGGCCCACGGGCGGTTCGGTCTTTAACATCAACGCCCTTGACCGAGGGGCCTTCGACTTCGCCGTGGCTCAGTCCGACCGCAATTGGCAGGGGTACAACGGCGCCGCCGACTGGGAAGGCAAGCCTGTCGCCGGCCTTCGCAGCGTCTTCAGCATGCACCCCGAGACGGTTCTCTTGGTCACCCGTCAAGACGCCGGAATCAAAAACGTCCCCGATCTGAAGGGAAAGCGGGTCAACATCGGCAACCCCGGCTCCGGCCAGAGGGGCAACGCCGAGGACGTCCTGCGCATCTACGGCCTTGACTTCAACAAGGATTTTAGCGCCGAGGCCCTGCAGCAGGCCGAGGCATCTAGGGCCCTGGTTGACCAGAAGATCGACGCCTTCTTCTTCACCGTCGGCAATCCCAGCGCGGCCATTGAGGAACCGGCCCAATCCATCGAACTCGGCATCGTGCCCATCAACTCTGACGCCATTAAGAAATTCGTTGCCGACCACCCCTACTACATCATGACCAAGATTCCCGCCGGTGTGTACAAGGGTGTCGACAAGGACGTCGAGACCTACGCCGTCACTGCCACGGTTGTCACCAACGAGTCCGTGCCCGAGCAGGTGGTCTACGACATGGCCAAGACCGTGTTCGAAAACCTGGCCGAGCTTCAGGCCTCCCACGCCGCCTTCAAGCATCTGAACCCCAAGGAGATGCTCGGCGGTCTTTCCGCTCCGCTCCATCCCGGGGCCGTGAAGTACTACAAGGAAAAGGGCTGGATGTAA
- a CDS encoding TRAP transporter permease, translating to MTDLETSTRKDTTSDSNADGSLRKAAEDMVAMVEAGAREPKNRFAAGFITLLCLSWSGFQLYLAYQPMNSHIARAWHLGFAICLAFLAYPAFKQMSPPMWVTWTQKVLPNFARRSIRTYIPIYDIIFAVLATAGALYIWWDYNELIYRQGLPNQTDIWMGIILIVLLLEAARRSLGPALAILALVFLVYTVAGPYLPEVLRHRGVPLDFIISDMYLTTTGIFGVPLGVSTDFVFLFVLFGALLDRAGGGKYFIDVAFSALGTFRGGPAKAAVMASGLTGLVSGSSIANTVTTGTFTIPLMKKVGFPAYKAAAVEVAASTNGQLMPPIMGAAAFIMAEIIGIPYLDVVRAAIIPALISYLALFYVVHIESLKLGIKAIPREQLPPFWKTFLHGTHFIIPLAVLIYYLVILRRSPVTSALLAVESLTVIMLIQRPVIAFLALGAHRRAGTLDPNVNVKAFIAKAAWEGVKDIWNGMIMGARNMISVGVATATAGIIVGVVTITGLVGRFITLIDTISMGNVVLMLIFTAMTSLILGMGMPTTANYIIMATLTAPVIVQLGTDAGLIFPIIAAHLFVFYFGILADDTPPVGLAAYAGAAIARSDPIKTGLQGFSYDLRTAILPFIFLFNTDLLMISGVTETGGIIWVDDYVHIAWIFFSGLIAMFAFASAVQGWLVTGCNWLERLFLLAVCATSFRPGVFAEYLPLDRLGMQIFGVAMFFALYAWQKVRAKRQKELVQKYFKPKQRP from the coding sequence ATGACCGATCTGGAAACCAGCACCCGAAAAGATACCACTTCTGACTCGAATGCCGACGGCAGTCTGCGCAAGGCCGCCGAAGACATGGTGGCCATGGTCGAGGCCGGGGCCAGAGAGCCCAAAAACCGGTTCGCGGCCGGCTTCATCACGCTTCTATGCCTAAGCTGGTCTGGATTTCAGCTGTATCTGGCCTATCAACCGATGAACTCGCACATCGCCAGGGCTTGGCATCTGGGCTTTGCCATCTGCCTGGCTTTTCTGGCCTACCCGGCCTTCAAACAGATGAGCCCGCCCATGTGGGTAACCTGGACCCAGAAGGTTCTCCCGAATTTCGCCCGCCGCTCCATCAGGACATACATTCCCATCTACGACATCATCTTCGCCGTCCTGGCCACAGCCGGAGCCCTGTACATCTGGTGGGATTACAACGAACTCATCTACCGCCAGGGACTACCCAACCAGACCGACATCTGGATGGGCATCATCCTGATCGTGCTTCTGCTTGAGGCTGCCCGCCGCTCCCTTGGTCCGGCCCTGGCCATCCTGGCCCTTGTCTTCCTGGTCTACACCGTGGCCGGACCGTACTTGCCCGAAGTGCTCCGGCATCGCGGTGTACCGCTGGATTTCATCATCAGCGACATGTACCTGACCACCACCGGCATCTTCGGCGTGCCCCTGGGCGTGTCAACGGACTTTGTCTTTCTTTTTGTCCTCTTCGGGGCCCTGCTGGACCGGGCTGGAGGAGGAAAATACTTCATCGACGTGGCATTCTCGGCCCTGGGCACCTTCCGAGGCGGCCCGGCCAAGGCCGCGGTCATGGCCTCGGGCCTGACCGGCCTGGTCTCGGGTTCCTCTATCGCCAACACCGTCACCACCGGGACCTTCACAATCCCCTTGATGAAGAAAGTCGGATTCCCGGCCTACAAGGCCGCAGCCGTGGAGGTCGCAGCCTCCACCAATGGCCAGCTCATGCCGCCCATCATGGGAGCGGCGGCCTTCATCATGGCCGAGATCATCGGCATTCCCTACCTGGACGTTGTCCGGGCAGCTATCATCCCCGCCCTGATTTCCTACCTGGCCCTCTTCTATGTCGTCCACATCGAATCTCTGAAATTGGGCATCAAGGCCATCCCCCGGGAGCAACTCCCTCCTTTCTGGAAAACATTCCTGCACGGGACCCATTTCATCATCCCCCTGGCCGTGCTCATCTACTACCTGGTCATCCTGCGACGTTCCCCGGTCACCTCGGCCCTTCTGGCCGTGGAAAGCCTGACCGTCATCATGCTCATCCAGCGGCCGGTAATCGCCTTTCTGGCCCTCGGAGCCCATCGCCGGGCCGGGACCCTCGACCCGAACGTCAATGTCAAGGCCTTCATCGCCAAGGCCGCCTGGGAAGGTGTCAAGGACATCTGGAACGGAATGATCATGGGCGCGAGGAACATGATCTCCGTGGGCGTGGCCACGGCCACGGCCGGCATCATCGTCGGCGTGGTGACCATCACCGGACTGGTTGGCCGATTCATCACCCTGATCGACACCATCTCCATGGGCAATGTGGTCCTCATGCTCATCTTCACGGCCATGACCAGCCTGATCCTGGGCATGGGCATGCCGACCACGGCCAACTACATCATCATGGCCACCCTCACGGCCCCGGTCATCGTCCAGTTGGGGACCGACGCCGGGCTCATCTTCCCGATCATCGCCGCCCACCTCTTCGTATTCTATTTCGGCATCCTGGCCGACGACACTCCACCCGTGGGCTTGGCGGCCTACGCCGGGGCGGCCATCGCCAGATCGGATCCCATCAAGACCGGGTTGCAGGGATTCTCATACGACCTGCGTACGGCCATCCTGCCTTTCATCTTTCTGTTCAACACCGACCTTTTGATGATCTCCGGAGTGACCGAGACCGGAGGCATCATCTGGGTGGACGACTACGTCCACATCGCCTGGATCTTCTTCTCGGGCCTCATCGCCATGTTCGCCTTTGCCTCGGCCGTCCAAGGCTGGCTGGTCACGGGATGCAACTGGCTCGAGCGCCTCTTTCTTCTGGCCGTCTGCGCGACCTCCTTCCGCCCTGGCGTATTTGCCGAATATCTCCCCCTTGACCGGCTCGGCATGCAGATTTTCGGAGTGGCCATGTTCTTCGCCCTTTACGCCTGGCAGAAGGTCCGGGCCAAAAGGCAGAAGGAACTCGTCCAGAAGTACTTCAAACCGAAACAAAGACCATGA